Proteins encoded by one window of Cylindrospermum stagnale PCC 7417:
- the rpe gene encoding ribulose-phosphate 3-epimerase, producing MTQNLSKKPIVISPSILSADFSRLGDDIRAVDAAGADWIHVDVMDGRFVPNITIGPLVVEAIRPITAKPLDVHLMIVEPEKYVEGFAKAGADIISVHAEHNASPHLHRTLGQIRELGKKAGVVLNPGTPLELIEYVLDLCDLVLIMSVNPGFGGQSFIPTVVPKIRKLRQMCDERGLDPWIEVDGGLKANNTWQVLEAGANAIVAGSAVFNAPDYAEAITNIRNSKRPAPELAAV from the coding sequence ATGACCCAAAACCTATCTAAAAAGCCCATTGTGATTTCTCCATCCATCTTATCAGCCGACTTTAGTCGCCTAGGTGACGATATTCGCGCTGTAGACGCGGCAGGAGCAGATTGGATTCATGTTGATGTAATGGACGGTCGTTTTGTACCTAATATTACGATAGGCCCTCTGGTTGTGGAGGCGATTCGTCCCATTACAGCAAAACCACTGGATGTCCACTTGATGATTGTGGAACCAGAAAAGTATGTTGAGGGTTTCGCCAAAGCGGGTGCTGATATTATCTCTGTACACGCCGAGCATAATGCTTCGCCCCACCTGCATCGCACACTCGGACAAATCAGAGAACTCGGTAAAAAAGCTGGAGTTGTACTTAACCCCGGTACTCCTCTAGAGCTAATTGAATATGTCTTAGATTTGTGCGATTTGGTGCTAATTATGAGCGTCAACCCCGGTTTTGGTGGTCAAAGCTTTATTCCCACAGTAGTGCCCAAAATTCGCAAACTGCGCCAGATGTGTGATGAACGCGGTCTTGATCCCTGGATTGAAGTGGATGGGGGACTGAAGGCAAATAATACCTGGCAAGTTTTGGAAGCGGGAGCTAATGCGATCGTCGCTGGTTCCGCTGTGTTTAATGCTCCCGATTATGCCGAGGCGATTACCAATATTCGCAACAGCAAGCGTCCTGCACCAGAATTAGCGGCTGTTTAA
- a CDS encoding tetratricopeptide repeat protein, producing MFFTNSLENQLQRWNDTIHNHPQNSNAYIRRGMVNFQLAKIAESIQDFDTAEQLDSRLKPYLWQRGLSYYYAERFAEGAQQFEIDLTVNAQDVEETVWQYLCIARDEGVLQARNSLLNVKNDPRRIMRSIYDFYAGNCTHDDVLNIGKLEGLKGKFYSHLYLGLYYEVENNLDLAQEYIVKAADNYKIDDYMWYLAQVHKNLRGWENISLLA from the coding sequence ATGTTTTTTACCAACTCCCTAGAAAATCAACTCCAACGCTGGAACGATACCATCCATAATCACCCGCAAAATTCTAATGCTTACATTCGTCGAGGGATGGTTAATTTTCAACTTGCCAAAATTGCAGAATCGATTCAAGATTTTGACACCGCAGAACAATTAGATTCTCGTCTTAAACCCTACCTTTGGCAACGTGGTCTATCTTATTATTACGCCGAAAGATTTGCCGAAGGTGCTCAACAATTTGAAATAGATTTAACAGTAAATGCTCAAGATGTAGAAGAAACAGTCTGGCAATATCTTTGCATAGCTCGCGATGAGGGTGTACTACAAGCGCGGAATTCCCTATTAAATGTAAAAAATGACCCCCGGCGAATTATGCGGTCTATATATGATTTCTATGCAGGGAATTGCACACATGATGATGTTTTAAATATTGGGAAATTAGAAGGTTTAAAAGGTAAGTTTTACAGTCATCTTTACTTAGGATTATATTACGAAGTCGAGAATAATCTTGATTTGGCTCAGGAATATATAGTTAAAGCTGCTGATAATTACAAAATTGATGATTATATGTGGTACTTAGCGCAGGTGCATAAAAATCTGCGGGGATGGGAAAATATTAGTTTGCTCGCGTAG
- a CDS encoding S8 family serine peptidase, producing MGNKLTWVIWGLSVSCLSLPVFASALGSSLGSQGIDALKLHQSPYNLIGRKIAIGQVEIGRPGMFGWDKTGAKNRAISPVAVFLRNGPAKSNSGVDPHAYNVAGVMVSTDKALPGVSPGARLYSSAVGSTKNMGQPEECLSAQHVALQNGGDVRAINFSFGEPLNRDPRPEAVLDGNALLTLCIDWSSRVHDVVYAIAGNQGKGGIPIPTDNFNGVNVAFSSRRGGIFNKVDVSNLASTNPGVNQRLAGKEFNLGERRAISLVAPGSNIPVLNLDRRQNKVTGTSFAAPHVTATVALLQELGDGQLRTKQPNWTTDSRHHQVMKAVLLNSADKIQDSGDGLRLGMTRTLIDKQNQDWLATDTYQNPKIPLDSQMGTGHLNAFRAYQQFSPGQWQPSASVPVIGWDYHTVDAGAAVEYAFFKPLKQKSFVAITLTWDRLVELDDQNKNQQYDAGENFSDRGLNNLDLYLVKADAKKTDAGTACSSISQIDSVEHIFCPVPAAGNYKIRVQFRQQVNEATQPYALAWWTVPAK from the coding sequence ATGGGCAACAAACTAACCTGGGTAATTTGGGGATTGAGTGTTTCCTGCTTGAGTTTGCCAGTGTTTGCTTCAGCTTTAGGATCTTCTTTGGGAAGTCAGGGCATTGATGCGCTGAAACTACACCAATCTCCTTACAATTTAATCGGGCGCAAAATTGCCATTGGTCAGGTGGAAATTGGGCGTCCGGGAATGTTCGGGTGGGATAAAACGGGAGCGAAGAATCGTGCCATATCACCAGTGGCGGTATTTTTACGCAATGGGCCAGCTAAGTCAAATAGCGGTGTTGACCCCCACGCCTATAATGTTGCTGGTGTGATGGTGAGTACAGACAAAGCCTTACCGGGAGTATCCCCAGGAGCAAGACTGTATTCATCTGCTGTGGGTTCTACGAAAAACATGGGACAGCCAGAAGAGTGTTTATCGGCGCAGCACGTAGCCTTACAGAACGGCGGCGATGTCCGTGCCATTAACTTCAGCTTTGGCGAACCCCTGAACCGCGACCCAAGACCGGAGGCTGTTTTAGATGGCAATGCTTTACTAACCTTATGTATTGACTGGTCTAGTCGCGTTCATGATGTTGTGTATGCGATCGCAGGCAACCAGGGTAAGGGCGGTATTCCCATTCCTACCGATAATTTTAACGGAGTCAACGTGGCTTTTTCATCCCGGCGCGGGGGAATTTTTAATAAAGTAGATGTTTCTAATCTGGCGAGTACTAATCCAGGAGTTAATCAGCGCCTAGCTGGTAAGGAGTTTAATCTGGGTGAACGCCGCGCCATTAGTTTAGTTGCACCAGGGAGTAACATTCCTGTGCTTAATTTAGATCGTAGGCAAAATAAGGTTACAGGTACAAGTTTTGCTGCGCCTCACGTTACAGCTACTGTGGCTTTATTACAAGAATTAGGTGATGGACAACTGCGGACAAAACAACCGAATTGGACTACTGATTCTCGGCATCATCAAGTAATGAAAGCTGTATTGCTGAATTCAGCCGATAAAATTCAAGATAGCGGCGATGGTTTGCGGCTAGGAATGACTCGGACATTAATTGATAAACAAAATCAAGACTGGTTAGCAACCGATACCTACCAAAATCCCAAAATTCCCTTAGATTCCCAAATGGGAACGGGTCATTTAAATGCATTTCGCGCTTATCAGCAATTTAGCCCCGGTCAATGGCAGCCATCAGCCTCAGTCCCAGTTATTGGTTGGGATTATCACACAGTTGATGCCGGGGCTGCTGTTGAATATGCCTTCTTCAAACCGTTAAAGCAAAAAAGTTTTGTGGCGATTACCCTCACTTGGGATCGTTTGGTCGAACTAGATGATCAAAATAAAAACCAGCAGTATGATGCAGGTGAGAATTTTAGCGATCGCGGTTTGAATAACCTTGACCTCTACTTAGTAAAAGCTGATGCCAAAAAAACCGATGCTGGTACGGCTTGCTCCTCAATCAGCCAAATCGATAGTGTAGAACATATTTTTTGCCCCGTTCCTGCTGCTGGCAATTACAAAATCCGCGTCCAGTTTCGCCAACAGGTAAACGAAGCCACTCAACCCTATGCTTTAGCTTGGTGGACTGTACCAGCAAAGTGA
- a CDS encoding CsbD family protein yields the protein MSLEEKAKATAKNIEGKAQEALGNVTGDPQDKAEGKAKQAESEVRHAVEDVKDNVRKKLD from the coding sequence ATGAGTTTAGAAGAAAAGGCCAAAGCCACAGCTAAAAATATTGAGGGTAAAGCCCAAGAAGCACTAGGAAATGTGACTGGAGATCCACAAGATAAAGCTGAAGGTAAAGCGAAGCAAGCCGAAAGTGAAGTACGTCACGCTGTTGAAGACGTGAAAGATAATGTCAGAAAAAAGCTTGATTAA
- a CDS encoding rhomboid family intramembrane serine protease — MVPISDDNPTKTTPYVTLVLIAANILAFIYEASLPPQALNGFLHLAAVVPRELTLSFAGISVNQPVPEWATLITSQFLHGGLLHLAGNMLFLWIFGNNVEDKLGHFKYLLFYLSCGILASLTQWYFAQGSNIPSLGASGAIAGVMGAYILRFPQAEILGVVPLGIFFPTFRVPAYFFLGFWFLQQAFYGVAGLEARTNIGMESGGIAYWAHAGGFIFGAILGPLLGLFSDKSQEESFYK, encoded by the coding sequence GTGGTTCCCATTAGTGACGACAATCCTACAAAAACTACGCCTTATGTTACCTTGGTGCTGATTGCAGCGAATATTCTCGCTTTTATTTATGAAGCCAGTCTTCCCCCCCAAGCATTAAATGGTTTTCTGCACCTGGCGGCTGTAGTTCCGCGAGAACTCACCTTAAGCTTTGCTGGTATTTCGGTAAATCAACCAGTCCCGGAATGGGCAACTTTAATTACTTCTCAATTTCTGCATGGTGGGTTATTGCACCTAGCTGGCAATATGTTGTTTCTCTGGATTTTTGGTAATAATGTTGAGGACAAATTAGGACATTTCAAATATTTGCTTTTTTATCTGTCTTGCGGTATTTTAGCATCTTTAACCCAGTGGTACTTTGCCCAAGGTTCTAATATTCCTTCTTTGGGGGCGAGTGGTGCGATCGCAGGTGTGATGGGTGCATACATTCTCCGCTTTCCCCAAGCGGAAATTCTCGGCGTTGTGCCTTTGGGTATTTTCTTTCCTACTTTCCGCGTACCTGCATATTTCTTTTTAGGATTTTGGTTTCTTCAGCAAGCTTTCTATGGAGTCGCCGGTTTAGAAGCACGTACTAACATTGGCATGGAAAGCGGCGGTATTGCTTACTGGGCCCATGCAGGGGGTTTCATCTTTGGGGCAATTCTCGGACCCCTGTTGGGTTTGTTTAGCGATAAATCCCAAGAAGAATCTTTTTACAAATAA
- a CDS encoding DUF6209 family protein has protein sequence MKIFQFLKKSLALFLVVFSLSFVFVSPSYAVSSAEIDFTKDWQENVTGQLAPSGQLKIIYDESRLTCRRTNYRGIPSWQILAGFQFEDNGQVQYKSLRKKQDNFLTPLEIDIPSNAQKLNIWFENYGYDPYDTSEQNDIRCYDSDYGNNYNFQLS, from the coding sequence ATGAAAATTTTTCAGTTCCTTAAAAAATCTCTGGCGCTTTTCTTAGTTGTATTCAGCTTGTCTTTTGTGTTTGTTAGTCCTAGTTACGCAGTTAGTTCTGCGGAGATTGATTTTACTAAAGATTGGCAAGAAAACGTCACAGGTCAATTAGCTCCAAGCGGTCAATTAAAAATCATTTATGACGAAAGCCGATTAACTTGCCGACGAACAAATTATAGAGGTATACCAAGTTGGCAAATTCTGGCTGGTTTTCAATTTGAAGATAATGGACAAGTTCAATATAAATCACTCAGAAAAAAACAAGATAATTTCCTCACACCTCTAGAAATTGATATTCCGTCAAATGCTCAAAAGCTGAATATCTGGTTTGAAAATTATGGATATGATCCATATGACACTTCTGAGCAAAATGATATTCGTTGTTATGACAGTGATTATGGAAATAATTACAACTTCCAATTGTCCTAA
- the rfbB gene encoding dTDP-glucose 4,6-dehydratase — MQTILVTGGLGFIGSNFILKARKEQWANIINLDKLTYASNPQNLAELQDDSAYHFVRGDIGDLELLCSLLEQDQPNAVINFAAESHVDRSILSPQDFIQTNIVGTFQLLEASKIYWEKLSPQKREQFRFLHISTDEVYGSLSPTDPAFREDTAYAPNSPYSASKAGSDHLVRAYFQTYNLPTLITNCSNNYGPRQFPEKLIPLIILNALHGKPLPVYGDGQNIRDWLYVLDHCEALYQVLEHGRIGETYNIGGNKEQTNITVVEKICALLDELLSKPNFSHSSLITFVKDRPGHDRRYAIDCSKICSELGWQPKEDFNSGLLKTIQWYLSNQTWVEQVQSGAYQTWIQQNYQDRIIVLSPRAEP; from the coding sequence ATGCAAACAATTTTAGTAACTGGTGGACTTGGTTTTATCGGCTCTAACTTCATTTTGAAGGCTAGAAAAGAACAGTGGGCTAATATTATCAATTTAGATAAGCTAACATACGCCAGCAATCCGCAAAATTTAGCAGAATTGCAGGATGATTCAGCATATCATTTTGTCCGTGGAGACATCGGTGATCTTGAGTTATTGTGCAGTCTGCTAGAGCAGGATCAACCAAATGCAGTTATTAACTTTGCTGCTGAGAGCCATGTTGATCGCTCAATCCTCAGTCCCCAGGATTTTATTCAGACTAATATAGTAGGAACATTCCAACTTTTAGAAGCAAGTAAAATCTATTGGGAAAAATTATCCCCACAAAAACGAGAACAATTTCGTTTTTTACATATATCTACTGATGAAGTATATGGCTCCTTAAGTCCGACAGATCCAGCTTTTCGGGAAGATACTGCTTATGCTCCCAACAGTCCTTATTCTGCGTCAAAAGCAGGGTCTGATCATCTTGTAAGAGCTTACTTTCAAACTTATAATCTTCCCACTTTAATCACTAACTGTTCAAATAACTACGGACCACGCCAGTTTCCCGAAAAACTGATTCCTTTGATAATTCTCAACGCTTTGCATGGCAAACCTTTACCAGTTTATGGTGATGGACAGAATATTCGAGACTGGTTATATGTCCTAGATCACTGCGAAGCCCTCTATCAGGTTTTGGAACACGGTCGAATTGGAGAAACCTATAATATTGGTGGTAATAAAGAACAGACAAACATCACAGTTGTTGAGAAAATTTGTGCGCTCCTCGATGAGTTATTATCTAAACCCAACTTCAGCCACTCTTCTCTGATTACTTTTGTCAAAGACCGTCCTGGTCACGACCGACGCTATGCAATAGATTGTAGCAAAATCTGCTCTGAATTAGGCTGGCAGCCAAAGGAGGACTTTAATAGTGGTTTATTAAAGACAATTCAATGGTATCTGAGCAATCAAACTTGGGTAGAGCAAGTTCAATCAGGCGCTTACCAAACTTGGATTCAGCAAAATTATCAAGACAGAATAATAGTGCTATCACCAAGAGCGGAACCCTAA
- the uvrB gene encoding excinuclease ABC subunit UvrB gives MAEFGLQAPFAPTGDQPNAIAQLVTSIEAGNRYQTLLGATGTGKTFSVAAVIEKVGKPTLVLAHNKTLAAQLCNELREFFPKNAVEYFVSYYDYYQPEAYIPVTDTYIEKTAAINDEIDMLRHSATRSLFERRDVIVVASISCIYGLGIPAEYLKAAIPLQIGMEVNQRQILRDLASVQYSRNDIEMGRGKFRVRGDVLEIGPAYEDRIIRVEFFGDEIDAIRYIDPVTGEIIKSLEAVNIYPARHFVTPEDRLEVACQDIAAELKQQKLALEADGKLLEAQRIDQRTRYDLEMLREVGYCNGVENYSRHLAGRQAGESPECLIDYFPKDWLLVIDESHVTVPQIRGMYNGDQARKKVLIDHGFRLPSAADNRPLKAEEFWQKVNQCIFVSATPGNWELEISEDHIVEQVIRPTGVIDPEINVRPTEGQIDDLLGEIKDRVDLHERTLITTLTKRMAEDLTEYLQDKGIRVRYLHSEINSIERIEILQNLREGTFDVLVGVNLLREGLDLPEVSLVAIMDADKEGFLRAERSLIQTIGRAARHIRGKAIMYADNLTGSMIKAIDETDRRRGIQMAHNRMHGITPQPIIKKSSNAILSFLDVSRRLNASDLKIVDEHIDELPLEQIPALVTQLEAQMKEAAKKLEFEEAAKLRDRIKHLRDKMLGR, from the coding sequence ATGGCAGAATTTGGTCTTCAAGCTCCCTTTGCTCCGACTGGCGATCAACCAAATGCGATCGCACAACTCGTTACTAGCATCGAAGCAGGTAATCGTTACCAAACGTTACTGGGAGCTACAGGAACTGGTAAGACATTCTCAGTAGCAGCAGTGATTGAGAAAGTGGGAAAACCTACCTTGGTGCTGGCCCATAACAAAACCTTGGCGGCACAGCTTTGTAATGAGTTGCGGGAGTTCTTCCCGAAAAACGCCGTTGAGTATTTTGTCAGCTACTACGATTACTATCAGCCAGAAGCTTATATTCCCGTCACCGACACGTATATTGAGAAAACGGCAGCGATTAATGATGAAATAGATATGTTGCGGCACTCAGCGACGCGATCGCTATTTGAACGCCGTGATGTCATCGTCGTTGCTTCCATTAGCTGCATTTACGGTTTGGGAATTCCCGCCGAATACCTAAAAGCAGCCATTCCCCTGCAAATCGGCATGGAAGTTAATCAACGTCAAATTTTGCGGGATTTGGCATCAGTGCAATATAGCCGCAACGATATAGAAATGGGACGGGGAAAGTTTCGCGTCCGGGGTGATGTCTTAGAAATTGGCCCCGCTTACGAAGACCGAATTATTCGCGTTGAGTTTTTTGGCGATGAAATTGACGCAATTCGTTATATTGACCCGGTGACAGGTGAAATTATCAAAAGTTTGGAAGCAGTGAATATCTACCCTGCGCGTCACTTTGTCACCCCAGAAGACCGGTTAGAAGTCGCTTGTCAGGACATCGCCGCCGAATTAAAACAGCAAAAATTAGCATTAGAAGCCGATGGCAAATTATTAGAAGCGCAACGCATAGATCAGCGGACACGCTACGATTTAGAAATGTTGCGCGAAGTCGGTTACTGCAACGGCGTAGAAAACTATTCTCGTCACCTAGCAGGAAGGCAAGCCGGAGAATCACCAGAATGTTTAATTGATTATTTTCCTAAAGATTGGCTATTAGTAATTGATGAATCTCATGTCACCGTGCCGCAAATTCGCGGCATGTACAACGGCGACCAAGCCAGGAAAAAAGTTTTAATAGATCATGGTTTTCGCCTTCCCAGCGCTGCTGATAACCGTCCTTTAAAAGCCGAGGAATTTTGGCAAAAAGTCAACCAGTGTATTTTTGTTTCTGCTACCCCCGGAAATTGGGAATTAGAAATTTCTGAAGATCATATTGTTGAGCAAGTAATTCGACCGACTGGAGTAATTGACCCAGAAATTAATGTCCGGCCGACAGAAGGACAAATTGATGATTTGTTAGGAGAAATTAAAGATAGAGTTGACCTCCATGAACGAACGCTGATTACCACATTAACCAAGCGGATGGCGGAAGATTTGACCGAATATCTGCAAGATAAGGGAATTCGGGTCAGATATTTGCATTCGGAAATTAATTCAATTGAGCGCATTGAGATTTTGCAGAATTTGCGCGAAGGTACTTTTGATGTCTTGGTTGGGGTGAATTTGCTACGGGAAGGTTTGGATTTACCAGAAGTTTCCCTTGTGGCGATTATGGATGCAGATAAAGAGGGTTTCTTGCGTGCAGAACGTTCTTTAATTCAAACTATTGGACGTGCGGCGCGTCACATTCGAGGGAAAGCCATCATGTATGCTGACAATTTAACAGGTAGCATGATTAAAGCCATTGATGAAACCGACAGACGGCGAGGAATTCAAATGGCGCACAACCGGATGCACGGAATTACACCGCAACCGATTATCAAAAAATCAAGTAATGCGATTTTGTCTTTCTTGGATGTATCTCGGCGGTTGAATGCAAGTGATTTGAAAATCGTCGATGAACATATAGATGAATTACCGTTAGAACAGATTCCGGCGTTGGTTACCCAGTTAGAAGCGCAGATGAAAGAGGCGGCGAAGAAGCTAGAATTTGAAGAAGCGGCCAAATTGCGCGATCGCATCAAGCATCTGCGAGATAAAATGTTGGGACGTTAA
- the rfbA gene encoding glucose-1-phosphate thymidylyltransferase RfbA, translating into MKGIILAGGSGTRLYPLTQVISKHLMPVYDKPMIYYPLSTLMLAGIRDILIISTPAHLPLFQQLLQDGSQWGLKFSYVEQPKPEGIAQVFILAKEFIDHNPVCLILGDNIFYGNSLIEVVTRAAKLREGALIFGYRVAEPQHYGVIEFDATGQVVCLEEKPDIPKSMYAVTGIYFYDSQVCEIAAQLKPSIRNELEITDVNLVYLQRGQLKSEILGRGYAWLDTGTHDYLHQASCFIQTLEQRQGFKIACVEEIAYRQGYIDAEQLDQLAKLLDKSSYGRYLLDIIHSDYYTTHIKQSN; encoded by the coding sequence ATGAAGGGCATTATTTTAGCTGGTGGTTCTGGTACACGATTGTACCCGCTAACACAGGTAATTAGTAAACATTTGATGCCTGTCTATGATAAGCCCATGATTTACTATCCCCTGTCCACTCTGATGTTAGCTGGAATTCGTGATATTCTGATCATCTCCACACCCGCACACTTACCACTATTTCAGCAACTTTTGCAAGATGGTAGCCAATGGGGTCTTAAATTTAGCTATGTGGAACAACCAAAACCTGAAGGTATTGCACAGGTATTCATTTTGGCTAAAGAATTTATTGATCACAACCCAGTATGCCTAATTTTAGGTGATAACATTTTCTATGGGAATAGTTTAATTGAGGTAGTAACTCGTGCAGCTAAGTTGCGTGAGGGTGCATTAATCTTCGGTTATAGAGTAGCTGAACCTCAGCATTATGGAGTGATTGAATTTGATGCAACTGGGCAGGTAGTGTGTTTAGAAGAAAAGCCTGATATTCCCAAGTCTATGTATGCTGTGACTGGTATCTATTTCTACGATTCTCAGGTTTGTGAAATTGCTGCCCAGCTTAAACCTTCTATTCGCAATGAGTTAGAAATTACTGATGTAAATCTGGTTTATCTCCAACGAGGGCAACTCAAATCTGAGATTTTGGGTCGAGGCTACGCTTGGTTAGATACAGGTACTCACGATTACCTGCACCAAGCTTCTTGTTTTATTCAAACCTTAGAACAACGGCAGGGTTTTAAAATAGCTTGCGTTGAAGAAATTGCCTATCGTCAAGGATATATCGATGCCGAACAACTTGATCAACTTGCCAAACTACTAGATAAAAGTAGCTATGGGCGTTACCTGTTAGACATTATCCATAGTGATTACTATACTACTCATATTAAGCAAAGTAACTGA